The Procambarus clarkii isolate CNS0578487 chromosome 37, FALCON_Pclarkii_2.0, whole genome shotgun sequence nucleotide sequence ATATCTTGTCAATTTCTTAGATTCAACGTAGCATTTTGATATCTTAAAATATCAAATCGTATATGCAAGTGACGTTTCAGCACAATCGTTAGATTTTAACAATCATGACGATACCTTCCAAGGCCGTAAGATAATATTTGTCCTACATAACAACTAGAATACAATTTTTTAAGTGTAAATCATTTACTAGTTGGACGATCATACACGCTAAATTGTATGTTCATTTTGtttataaagatgttaataataatgacACAAAAACAGCTTCTTTTAAATGTAATTGGTGTTAAAGAAAGGAAAATACGTCAAAGGAACCTACTCAaagttgttgaccaaaccacacactagaaagtgaagggacgacgacgtttcggtccgtcctggaccatcctcaagtcgattgtgcgatatttcaaccacgttattgtgactcctcgtctactcAGCCTACAGGACTCCAAAAGATAGGTTATCCCAACTTTGCTTCTGAAGCTACAAACATGCTACACTCCATCAATTAACGGATAAACAAACATTCCAACCAAACGAAGCTGGCGCTGGAGTGAGGACGCGGGAAAAAAGATTCAGGGGGGAAGCGCTTCAAGATGAGCGGGAACGTGTCTGATTGGCTGGCGACTGTCTCCACCTGGACCAATCAATAACCAATATCTGTCTCATTAACACGCCCCCATGTCTCAAGCATCAACCTGAAAATTATATTTGCTGCTTTAGAACGTACTCGAGGGTCGCAACAATGATGATAAAATTATTCCGAGTTGCGTGTTTGTTTAACAAAAATGATTGGTGAGGAATTCGTAGGAAGACCTATTTTTTGTATGCTAAAATTTGTACCAAGTCTGtggaagggggagtgggggggggggggagagtgtaggTTAGTTGCTTCATACGATTGTAAATAATTATCCCATTAAAAGCAAGGGGTGATTGAGTTCGCGGTCGACCGAactctgaacacacacacacacacacacacacacacacacacacacacacacacacacacacacacacacacacacacacacacacacgcacgcacgcgagaTCATTAAATCAATTACACGACTTGTATTTACGCAACAAGGCGGAGGGGAAAAAAACGGGCTCGGTAATCCTGGCAAGGCTGGAGACCCGCTCTTGCAGGAGTGACGTCAAGTGACACTTGACTGAGCAGGACCGTCGCCGCCAGCgagacccgccaccaccactacctcctcctcgagGCCTCCAACACCACTTCGAGGCCTCTACCACCACCTCGCGGTCTTCACCACCTCGCAGACTTCACCACCTCGCGGACTTCACCACCTCGCGGACTTCGCCACCTCGCGGACTTCGCCACCTCGCGGACTTCACCACCTCGCGGACTTCACCACCTCGCAGACTTCACCACCTCGCGGACTTCGCCACCTCGCGGACTTCACCACCTCGCGGACTTCGCCACCTCGCGGACTTCACCACCTCGCGGACTTCGCCACCTCGCGGACTTCACCACCTCGCGGACTTCGCCACCTCGCGGACTTCACCACCTCGCGGACTTCACCACCTCGCGGACTTCACCACCTCGCGGACTTCGCCACCTCGCGGACTTCGCCACCTCGCGGACTTCGCCACCTCGCGGACTTCACCACCTCGCGGACTTCACCACCTCGCGGACTTCGCCACCTCGCGGACTTCGCCACCTCGCGGACTTCGCCACCTCGCGGACTTCACCACCTCGCGGACTTCGCCACCTCGCGGACTTCACCACCTTGCGGCCTCCAGTACCTCGCGGCCACCACAACATATATCTTCGTCTCTCGTTCCCTCTACCCAGTTTCTTTCACCATCTCCTTAATGTATCTTACTAAATACACTCACAACTTCTCGCCTCCATCTCAACCGACGACACTTCGCCCACTCCCAAGTTCTGCACACAGCTGCacaagggtcacctgtgggggCAAAAATTGTCTACCTTCCGTTAAAAATCTACAAATCCACCAGAGATATTTCTCCCACAAGCACCATCATTTCCATATAGAGCCAACGCGACCGTCGCATGTGGCAGACCGCGAGTGCTTCTGAGTTCGGGGACATTATTCATCGCATCAATAATATCAACTTCCGCTCATCGGTATGTGCTGGCGAAAGGTGAGTCACAGCAagaacacacaccacatacacacctccacgaTGGCAGcagacatacacagtttcagccccgttcctgtgccaggtaaatccactccgggctcaccatagcccgtgctacttgcaactttttgtttcaagtagcgaatcttaaacagcaaGACAGAGGAGCGTACCAACAGCCGGATACACACATATGTCTCAGAGAAACAAAAGTGACAGAATCAGACAGACCTGATGATGGTTCTGGACCGAAACGTCCTCATTTCTTTCTCTTCTGacctgtggtttggtcatcatatcttcagccacgttattctgTCAAACTGTCAAACGTTGTGAGTGCAGTTTAAGGTCCCAAGAGTGGTGCTAGTGGCCTAGGGTCTACTA carries:
- the LOC138371843 gene encoding BUD13 homolog, with product MTIPSKADRRRQRDPPPPLPPPRGLQHHFEASTTTSRSSPPRRLHHLADFTTSRTSPPRGLRHLADFTTSRTSPPRRLHHLADFATSRTSPPRGLRHLADFTTSRTSPPRGLHHLADFATSRTSPPRGLHHLADFTTSRTSPPRGLRHLADFATSRTSPPRGLHHLADFATSRTSPPRGLRHLADFTTSRTSPPRGLHHLAASSTSRPPQHISSSLVPSTQFLSPSP